A genomic region of Bernardetia sp. ABR2-2B contains the following coding sequences:
- a CDS encoding oxygenase MpaB family protein, whose product MQTLTQIDWDNYRLKGDKIADEIVAKTQELNEWKHLRKVITIQWGDNQDLPDDLPDFIQSYFTENAILPPNANQEKIAKGQEFFQKNAEDCLSLLGTMSLPYCYAAADGAQVLYFSERMRNDAQKRLLETARFVFEVNQTDSLKPNGLAFITILKVRLLHATIRFHVKNHKDWNMKWGLPINQEDLMGTNIAFSSIVLRGLRKLGNKYTNQDAEDYLHLWYVVGQLLGIDKKILPQTMKEAVFLSQNTEIRHFKSSHEGKVLTQTLLSHFDDILPPIVPRSYINSYMRFLLGDRVCDLLGVPAANWTKYMVQAMPIIATMKASFGKAPHAVRSYWEARNMIAQQK is encoded by the coding sequence ATGCAAACTCTGACACAAATAGACTGGGACAATTATAGACTAAAAGGCGATAAAATAGCTGATGAAATAGTAGCGAAAACACAAGAGCTAAATGAATGGAAACACCTACGAAAAGTAATTACGATTCAATGGGGAGACAACCAAGACCTACCTGATGATTTGCCTGATTTTATACAGAGTTATTTTACAGAAAATGCTATTCTTCCTCCAAATGCTAATCAAGAAAAAATAGCGAAGGGACAAGAGTTTTTTCAAAAAAATGCAGAAGATTGTTTGAGCCTTTTAGGTACAATGTCATTGCCGTATTGTTATGCTGCTGCTGATGGAGCGCAAGTATTGTATTTTTCAGAAAGAATGCGAAATGATGCACAAAAAAGACTTTTAGAGACGGCTCGTTTTGTTTTTGAAGTCAATCAAACAGATAGTTTGAAGCCAAACGGACTTGCTTTTATTACTATTTTGAAAGTTAGGTTATTACATGCCACCATTCGTTTTCATGTCAAAAATCATAAAGATTGGAATATGAAATGGGGTTTACCTATCAATCAAGAAGATTTAATGGGAACAAATATTGCTTTTTCATCTATTGTTTTGCGTGGACTTAGAAAGTTAGGTAATAAATATACAAACCAAGATGCAGAAGATTATTTACACCTTTGGTATGTGGTGGGGCAGCTTTTAGGCATTGATAAAAAAATACTTCCTCAAACGATGAAAGAAGCCGTTTTTCTTTCTCAGAATACAGAAATACGCCACTTTAAATCTTCTCATGAAGGAAAAGTATTGACCCAAACTCTACTTTCCCATTTTGATGATATTCTGCCTCCTATTGTTCCTAGAAGTTATATCAACAGTTATATGCGTTTTCTTTTAGGAGATAGAGTTTGTGATTTGTTAGGCGTTCCTGCTGCAAACTGGACAAAATATATGGTACAAGCAATGCCAATTATTGCAACTATGAAAGCTAGTTTTGGAAAAGCTCCTCATGCTGTTCGTTCGTATTGGGAAGCACGTAATATGATTGCACAACAAAAGTAA
- a CDS encoding Lrp/AsnC ligand binding domain-containing protein encodes MSKNSQIDSCDLRILSELTDDAKLPYTEVADRVFVSGGTVHVRMKKMQDLGIVKGAALTIDYAKLGYDVTAFLGIYLERSSMYDEAVEQLSKIPEILSLHYTTGAYSIFAKIICKDTKHLREVLHDKIQKVAGIVRTETFISLEERVERAPLLKQLAEESKKAEEG; translated from the coding sequence ATGAGTAAAAATTCTCAAATCGATAGTTGCGACCTTCGCATCTTGTCTGAGCTTACAGATGATGCCAAATTGCCTTATACAGAAGTTGCTGATAGAGTATTTGTTTCTGGTGGAACAGTACACGTCAGAATGAAAAAAATGCAAGATTTGGGTATTGTAAAAGGAGCTGCCCTTACGATTGATTATGCCAAATTAGGATATGATGTTACAGCTTTTTTGGGTATTTATTTGGAAAGAAGTTCTATGTATGATGAAGCTGTTGAGCAGTTATCTAAAATTCCAGAAATTTTGAGTCTGCATTATACAACAGGTGCTTATAGTATTTTTGCAAAAATTATTTGTAAAGATACCAAGCATTTGAGAGAAGTTTTGCACGACAAAATCCAAAAGGTTGCTGGTATTGTCAGAACAGAAACATTTATTTCATTAGAAGAAAGAGTAGAACGTGCGCCACTTTTGAAGCAACTTGCCGAAGAAAGTAAAAAAGCTGAAGAGGGATAG